In Streptomyces violaceusniger Tu 4113, one DNA window encodes the following:
- a CDS encoding SDR family oxidoreductase encodes MRVFVTGGTGLIGSAVVAELLGSGHTVLALARSDASALAAEAAGAEPLRGALADLDILRTGAAQADGVIHLAFANDFSSPDALAQAVAEESAAIAALGEELVGSDRPFVTVSGTPYVPGRVSAETDPPMTDGPVGGRGRAVTAALGLASHGVRSTAVRLPRTVHNQGTGGFAGLLTDIARRTGVSGYPGDGAQRWPAVHALDTAVLFRLALERAPAGSSWHAVADEGDSVRDIAAVIGRRLDMPVKSVSSQTYGPLGPIFATDQPSSSTHTRQELGWEPKHPSLLEDLENIQP; translated from the coding sequence ATGCGCGTCTTTGTCACCGGCGGCACCGGCCTGATCGGGTCCGCCGTCGTCGCCGAGCTGCTCGGCAGCGGCCATACCGTCCTCGCGCTCGCCCGCTCCGACGCGTCCGCACTGGCCGCCGAGGCGGCCGGCGCCGAGCCGCTCCGAGGAGCTCTCGCCGACCTGGACATCCTTCGCACCGGCGCGGCGCAGGCCGACGGGGTGATCCACCTCGCCTTCGCCAACGACTTCAGCAGCCCCGACGCCCTGGCGCAGGCGGTCGCCGAGGAGAGTGCCGCCATCGCGGCCCTCGGCGAGGAGCTCGTCGGCAGCGACCGGCCCTTCGTCACCGTCTCGGGTACGCCCTATGTGCCGGGCCGCGTCTCCGCCGAGACCGACCCCCCGATGACCGATGGGCCGGTCGGTGGTCGCGGTCGCGCGGTCACGGCAGCCCTGGGCCTGGCCTCGCATGGGGTCCGGAGCACGGCCGTACGCCTGCCGCGCACGGTCCACAACCAGGGCACCGGCGGGTTCGCCGGTTTGCTGACCGACATCGCACGCCGGACCGGTGTATCCGGTTACCCAGGAGACGGCGCACAGCGTTGGCCGGCCGTGCACGCACTCGACACGGCGGTCCTCTTCCGGCTCGCCCTGGAGCGGGCGCCGGCCGGTAGCTCCTGGCACGCCGTGGCCGACGAGGGCGACTCGGTGCGTGATATCGCCGCGGTCATCGGCCGACGGCTGGACATGCCGGTCAAGTCGGTGTCATCGCAGACCTACGGCCCGCTCGGCCCGATCTTCGCGACCGACCAGCCCTCGTCCAGCACCCACACCCGACAGGAGCTCGGCTGGGAGCCGAAGCACCCGTCCCTTCTGGAGGACCTGGAGAACATCCAGCCCTGA
- a CDS encoding TetR/AcrR family transcriptional regulator, which produces MGRWEPGARERLVVAAVDLFTEQGYDATTVAQIAERAGVTKSTFFRHFPDKRELLVAGQETLSRLLAEGIAEAPDGASPLEAVGAGLERASTAMGPTNRDFAPRLKAAVASSTELQERDALKSVSLAAAMTTALVARGVPDPTAALAGELGLLAFKRGYAEWSEGDRDGKDELAGYALAALDELRAASASLG; this is translated from the coding sequence ATGGGCAGGTGGGAACCAGGGGCGCGCGAACGCCTCGTCGTGGCCGCGGTCGACCTGTTCACCGAGCAGGGGTACGACGCCACGACGGTCGCGCAGATCGCCGAGCGCGCCGGGGTCACCAAAAGCACGTTCTTCCGGCACTTCCCCGATAAGCGCGAGCTGCTGGTGGCCGGACAGGAGACGCTGAGTCGGCTGCTGGCCGAGGGGATCGCCGAGGCGCCCGACGGCGCCAGCCCGCTGGAGGCGGTCGGTGCCGGTCTCGAGCGCGCCTCGACCGCGATGGGCCCCACCAATCGGGACTTCGCCCCTCGTCTGAAGGCGGCTGTCGCCTCCAGCACCGAGCTTCAAGAGCGTGACGCCCTCAAAAGCGTCAGCCTGGCGGCCGCGATGACAACCGCTCTGGTCGCCCGCGGCGTACCCGATCCGACCGCGGCTCTCGCGGGCGAGCTGGGCCTTCTCGCCTTCAAGCGGGGGTACGCCGAATGGTCAGAGGGCGACCGTGACGGCAAGGACGAGCTCGCCGGGTACGCCCTGGCGGCCCTGGACGAACTGCGTGCGGCGAGCGCGTCGCTGGGCTGA